One part of the Polyangiaceae bacterium genome encodes these proteins:
- the hemW gene encoding radical SAM family heme chaperone HemW — MASALGIYVHFPWCLKKCPYCDFLSLAQPDRSVLPHESYADQVLRELDARLDQGFGELRGCNVGSVFFGGGTPSLWDPSALGRVLVGILERFPHHERCEITVECNPTSLDLDHANRLADVGVNRLSLGIQGTDDQRLKFLGRLHDAEAGLSALAQAVASRVPRVSGDLIFGVAGQTPAEARQEVAQVADLGVEHLSAYSLTIEPGTQFGALARKGRLPQLPDDLVAEAYLEVEAELARRGFVHYEISNYAQPGCESRHNLGYWRGSAYLGLGCGAWGTLALGRSQLPWGSELEEGALAVRYRNQPSAERYLAAGFGRAFSVGEGVRELEPLHAETLLSERLMLGLRLREGLDLGATLRELQLTLGEDRERAVRRALQAGMLEGVPEQGSLTGVEKETANSSIPALPLDLGRVRIPPAEWLRADAVITRLM, encoded by the coding sequence GTGGCTTCAGCGCTCGGCATCTACGTGCACTTTCCGTGGTGCTTGAAGAAGTGTCCGTACTGTGACTTTCTCAGCCTGGCCCAGCCGGACCGGAGCGTACTGCCCCACGAGAGCTACGCGGACCAGGTGCTGCGAGAGCTGGATGCGCGCTTGGACCAGGGTTTCGGGGAACTCCGAGGCTGCAACGTAGGTTCGGTGTTCTTCGGCGGGGGGACCCCGTCCTTGTGGGACCCGAGCGCCCTCGGGCGCGTCCTGGTGGGGATCCTGGAGCGCTTTCCTCACCACGAGCGCTGCGAAATCACCGTCGAGTGCAACCCGACGAGCCTCGACCTGGATCACGCCAATCGCCTCGCGGACGTGGGGGTGAATCGCTTGAGCCTCGGCATCCAAGGCACGGATGATCAGCGGTTGAAGTTCCTTGGCCGCCTGCATGACGCTGAGGCTGGGCTGTCTGCTCTCGCTCAGGCGGTCGCCTCCCGGGTGCCGCGCGTGAGTGGCGATCTGATTTTCGGGGTGGCTGGGCAGACGCCGGCGGAGGCGCGCCAAGAAGTTGCGCAGGTTGCGGACTTAGGTGTGGAGCACCTAAGCGCCTATTCACTGACCATCGAGCCCGGGACCCAGTTCGGCGCCCTGGCGCGCAAGGGCCGCCTGCCGCAGTTGCCCGATGACTTGGTGGCGGAGGCGTATCTGGAGGTGGAGGCCGAGCTCGCGCGGCGCGGCTTCGTTCACTACGAGATCAGCAACTACGCGCAGCCCGGCTGTGAGTCGCGACACAACCTGGGGTACTGGCGTGGGAGCGCGTACCTGGGGCTTGGTTGCGGAGCATGGGGAACGTTGGCCCTGGGGCGGAGCCAGCTACCGTGGGGAAGCGAACTCGAGGAGGGGGCACTCGCCGTACGGTATCGCAATCAACCGTCAGCAGAGCGCTACCTCGCGGCCGGCTTCGGCCGCGCGTTCTCGGTTGGAGAAGGCGTGCGTGAGCTTGAGCCGCTGCATGCGGAGACGCTGCTCTCCGAGCGCCTGATGCTCGGCTTGCGCTTGCGCGAAGGGCTGGATCTCGGTGCGACGCTGCGTGAGCTTCAGCTCACGCTTGGCGAGGATCGCGAGCGCGCGGTCAGGCGAGCGCTGCAAGCAGGGATGCTCGAGGGGGTTCCAGAGCAGGGGAGCCTCACTGGGGTTGAGAAGGAAACGGCGAATAGCTCCATTCCCGCGCTTCCGCTGGACCTCGGGCGGGTGCGCATTCCGCCCGCCGAATGGCTGCGGGCCGACGCAGTCATCACACGTCTGATGTGA
- a CDS encoding bifunctional (p)ppGpp synthetase/guanosine-3',5'-bis(diphosphate) 3'-pyrophosphohydrolase: MLAAQDLVERVTHYHPNADSDLIRRAYDFAQWAHRDQTRKSGDPYFIHPASVAGIIAELRLDTASVIAGLLHDVVEDTETSTAEIARDFGDEVADLVDGVTKLGKINFTSKEDRQAENFRKMVVAMSKDIRVLLVKLCDRLDNMRTLEHMKPESQERIARETMEIYAPLANRLGMHAIKSELEDLSFRYTEAVAFDDIKGKLYKSRRERERYIEGVCRTIQSRLAEQGFGADVSGRAKHVYSIYRKLKQHNCDFDKLYDLIGFRICVESVADCYATLGVIHSKWTPIPGRFKDYIALPKPNMYQSLHTTVIGPGRQRIEVQIRTHEMNRVAELGVAAHWQYKERLSGGIDPKDAAKFGWLRELADYQRNLKDPAEFLESVKIDLFPDEVYVFTPKGDVEVFPRGATPIDFAYSIHTEVGHHISGARANGQIVPIRYKLRSGDVMEIMTSPSQQPSKDWLDACVTTRARTRIRSYLRSEQRTRSLALGRELLETELHSGGMSLTKLLKNETEVRRLVDHYKMGNRDELLLAIGYGKIQAYDVVQNIKARQPGVVEAPRELKTSMVENLVRKVTRRDATGIRVSGIDDILIRYAKCCNPVAGDPIIGFITRGRGVTIHRRDCIKAFDTDPERRIDVSWDTRTGVQRPVQVRVTTQNEPGILATVSETFSAQKINISEANCRATDDGRAQNVFTFMVGDLEQLKRVMKALQRVKGVVGVERV; encoded by the coding sequence GTGCTAGCCGCACAAGACCTCGTCGAACGCGTCACCCACTACCACCCCAACGCCGACAGCGACCTGATTCGGCGCGCGTACGACTTCGCGCAGTGGGCCCACCGGGACCAAACCCGGAAGAGCGGGGACCCCTACTTCATCCACCCGGCGTCGGTGGCGGGCATCATCGCGGAACTTCGCCTGGACACCGCGAGCGTGATCGCCGGGTTGTTGCATGACGTCGTCGAGGACACAGAGACTTCCACTGCGGAAATTGCGCGAGATTTCGGCGACGAAGTCGCAGACCTGGTCGACGGTGTCACGAAGCTTGGCAAGATCAACTTCACCTCGAAGGAGGATCGCCAAGCGGAGAACTTCCGCAAGATGGTGGTCGCGATGTCGAAAGACATCCGCGTGTTGCTGGTCAAGCTGTGCGACCGTCTGGACAACATGCGCACCCTCGAGCACATGAAGCCCGAGAGCCAAGAGCGTATCGCCAGGGAAACGATGGAAATCTACGCACCCCTGGCGAACCGCCTGGGCATGCACGCGATCAAGAGCGAACTAGAAGACCTCTCGTTCCGCTACACCGAAGCCGTCGCCTTCGACGACATCAAGGGCAAGCTCTACAAGAGCCGTCGCGAGCGAGAGCGCTACATCGAGGGCGTCTGTCGCACCATCCAGTCGCGTTTGGCCGAGCAAGGCTTTGGCGCCGACGTCAGCGGCCGGGCGAAGCACGTCTACTCCATCTACCGCAAACTCAAGCAGCACAACTGCGACTTCGACAAGCTCTACGACCTCATCGGTTTCCGCATCTGCGTCGAGAGCGTCGCAGACTGCTACGCGACCCTTGGCGTGATTCACTCGAAGTGGACGCCCATCCCGGGTCGCTTCAAGGACTACATCGCGCTGCCGAAGCCCAATATGTACCAGTCGCTGCACACCACGGTGATCGGCCCGGGTCGGCAGCGCATCGAGGTGCAGATCCGCACCCACGAGATGAACCGGGTCGCTGAGCTGGGCGTCGCCGCGCACTGGCAGTACAAGGAACGCCTCTCCGGCGGCATCGACCCCAAGGATGCAGCCAAATTTGGCTGGCTGCGCGAGCTCGCCGACTACCAGCGGAACCTAAAGGATCCCGCCGAGTTCCTGGAGAGCGTGAAGATCGATCTCTTCCCCGATGAGGTCTATGTCTTCACGCCAAAGGGCGACGTCGAGGTGTTTCCACGCGGAGCCACTCCCATCGACTTCGCCTACTCGATCCACACCGAGGTGGGGCACCACATCTCCGGGGCCCGTGCCAACGGGCAGATCGTCCCCATCCGGTACAAGCTGCGATCCGGCGACGTCATGGAGATCATGACGTCACCGTCTCAACAGCCCAGCAAGGACTGGCTCGACGCCTGCGTCACCACCCGCGCCCGCACCCGCATCCGCAGCTACCTTCGCTCAGAGCAGCGCACGCGTAGCCTCGCCCTCGGCCGCGAGCTACTCGAGACCGAGCTCCACTCCGGCGGCATGAGCTTGACCAAGCTCCTCAAGAACGAGACCGAAGTGCGACGCCTGGTCGACCACTACAAGATGGGCAACCGAGACGAGCTGCTGCTGGCAATCGGCTACGGGAAGATCCAGGCCTACGACGTCGTCCAAAACATCAAGGCGCGCCAACCAGGCGTGGTGGAGGCCCCTCGGGAACTCAAGACCAGCATGGTCGAGAACCTGGTGCGCAAGGTCACCCGGCGCGACGCAACCGGCATTCGTGTCAGCGGCATCGACGACATCCTGATCCGCTACGCGAAGTGCTGTAACCCCGTCGCCGGCGATCCGATCATCGGCTTCATCACCCGCGGCCGCGGAGTGACGATCCACCGTAGGGACTGCATCAAGGCATTCGATACAGACCCGGAGCGCCGCATCGATGTGAGCTGGGACACCCGCACCGGAGTGCAGCGCCCGGTGCAGGTGCGCGTCACCACCCAGAACGAACCCGGGATCTTGGCGACGGTCAGCGAGACCTTCAGCGCACAGAAGATCAACATCAGCGAAGCCAACTGCCGCGCGACAGATGACGGTCGCGCTCAGAACGTGTTCACCTTCATGGTGGGCGATCTGGAACAGCTGAAGCGGGTGATGAAGGCGCTGCAGCGAGTGAAGGGCGTCGTGGGCGTCGAGCGCGTTTGA
- a CDS encoding EVE domain-containing protein: protein MKTVTSTQAQLFPSIDTHITAPPLSLAPSAKAWVGVVSKDHVMLALQGGFAQVCRGKRAPLARLKPGDLITYYSPRTEMFGGGEAVQSFTAIGRVVDDHIFPFQMPDGRVPFRRRLNFLTIAHELPVAHVNKQLAFTQGNWGLLARRGLFEISHSDMQIIAAGLGVRDTTVRDDTALQVSA from the coding sequence ATGAAAACCGTCACTTCGACCCAAGCTCAGCTCTTCCCATCAATCGACACACACATCACCGCACCCCCGCTCTCTCTGGCTCCATCCGCCAAGGCATGGGTCGGCGTGGTCTCGAAGGACCATGTGATGCTTGCTCTGCAAGGTGGCTTCGCCCAGGTGTGTCGTGGCAAGCGGGCTCCCCTCGCGCGGCTCAAGCCAGGCGATCTCATCACCTACTACTCTCCCCGCACCGAGATGTTTGGCGGGGGTGAGGCGGTGCAGTCGTTCACGGCCATCGGTCGCGTCGTCGATGATCACATCTTCCCTTTTCAGATGCCCGATGGTCGCGTCCCGTTTCGTCGGCGCCTGAACTTTCTGACGATTGCTCACGAACTCCCCGTCGCGCACGTGAACAAGCAGCTGGCATTCACTCAAGGGAATTGGGGGCTGCTGGCTCGGAGGGGCTTGTTCGAAATTAGTCACTCGGACATGCAGATCATTGCGGCAGGTTTGGGGGTGAGGGACACAACGGTGAGAGACGACACGGCGCTACAAGTCAGCGCGTGA
- a CDS encoding N-acetylmuramoyl-L-alanine amidase: MHSWKRARSAVFGLSLTLLSAGALGACSAGESPAPSSSASQRALRGSSPLVASFQRVSEQTGVPVEYLVGVAYVQTRFSTRHSEPSAWGGHGLMQLVERQSLTSAARLSGLSEDDLSDDAEANIYGAALVLADLRERQGSWEAALQAFGPGEVNPDAGVEFARRVVRVAVDGVRGTDSDGLSIVFDGAYSGGESLGQQSAELKPDYSGANWVGPACSGNYSASNRGASDITDIVIHTCQGGFSGCWGWLKNCASGVSAHYVVSSGGEVVQLVEENDVAYHDACFNTHSVGIEHEGFVDDPNKWFTDAMYCSSAKLVKSICDRNNIPCDRAHIRGHGETPDCSDHTDPGAGWDWKKFMEYVQCGCGGCCNAATETCNGKDDNCNGEIDEGDVCEVGLLQNEPGAYAPPSTTDVNGDGQADVCGRGYSGVWCHFAQDSGWAAKTETKPGWGNAQGWDDVSNFSTFRMGDINGDGFADLCARSNDGVECSLGSAEGLDAPGSGRWYDGMADAGSWNRPKFYTTLRLADVNGDGMEDLCGRSATSFECHLSDGKSFGTQFPGPALSDDSGWDHARNYGTIRMGDLNGDGKSDVCARANAGVVCWLAADTGFSTDKIDGPAWSNDQGWDKLSAWSTLRLADVNGDGKADLCGKSATSLSCAFSNGNGFDPEIQVAGYTDESGWSDPSNFSTLRVGDIDGDGRQDLCIRANAGVRCHVFHNGTFEKIDGPAWSDDAEWKGEAYYSSFALADVNGDGLADWCGRGVLGWRCGLSTGAGFEGEWTLQEFTDQGGWDALEYRATLLSSGPASEAAGCSDEICNGLDDDCDGEVDEDCTPSGSGGSSSNGGGAGAPATGGSAGSDMLDGSGVATRDSGCGCRTPSGGGPAHGVWILAAMSILALRRRRHA, encoded by the coding sequence GTGCATTCTTGGAAGCGCGCTCGCAGCGCAGTATTTGGGTTGAGTCTCACGTTGCTCTCCGCAGGCGCGCTCGGTGCCTGTAGCGCGGGGGAGAGCCCAGCGCCGAGCAGCTCCGCGTCGCAGCGAGCGCTGCGCGGGTCGTCTCCGTTGGTGGCGTCGTTCCAACGGGTGTCGGAGCAAACCGGAGTGCCCGTGGAGTACCTCGTGGGTGTTGCCTACGTGCAGACGCGCTTTTCCACGCGCCATTCGGAGCCGTCTGCTTGGGGTGGCCACGGCTTGATGCAGCTGGTCGAGCGGCAGAGCCTCACCAGCGCAGCGCGACTCTCGGGCCTGAGCGAGGACGATCTGAGTGATGACGCCGAAGCCAACATCTACGGCGCGGCTCTCGTTCTCGCTGACCTGCGGGAACGTCAGGGCTCGTGGGAGGCCGCGCTGCAAGCATTCGGGCCAGGTGAGGTGAACCCGGACGCCGGTGTTGAGTTTGCGAGGCGCGTGGTTCGCGTGGCCGTGGATGGGGTGCGCGGCACGGACAGCGACGGCCTCAGCATCGTTTTCGATGGTGCTTACTCCGGCGGTGAATCCCTCGGGCAACAGAGTGCAGAACTCAAGCCGGACTACAGTGGAGCGAATTGGGTTGGCCCGGCGTGCAGCGGAAACTACAGCGCCTCCAATCGTGGTGCTTCGGACATCACGGACATCGTGATCCACACCTGTCAGGGAGGTTTCTCTGGCTGCTGGGGCTGGCTCAAGAACTGCGCGTCTGGAGTCAGCGCGCACTACGTGGTGTCTTCCGGCGGCGAGGTAGTGCAGCTCGTAGAAGAGAACGACGTCGCCTACCACGATGCGTGTTTCAACACGCACTCTGTTGGAATCGAGCACGAAGGGTTCGTCGATGATCCCAACAAGTGGTTCACCGACGCCATGTACTGCTCGAGCGCCAAGCTCGTGAAGTCGATCTGCGACCGCAACAATATTCCGTGTGACCGCGCCCATATCCGCGGCCACGGCGAGACGCCCGATTGCTCCGATCACACCGATCCTGGTGCTGGATGGGACTGGAAGAAGTTCATGGAGTACGTCCAGTGCGGCTGCGGCGGCTGCTGCAACGCGGCGACGGAGACTTGCAACGGCAAGGACGACAACTGCAACGGAGAGATCGACGAAGGAGACGTTTGCGAAGTCGGCTTGCTGCAGAACGAGCCGGGAGCCTATGCGCCTCCCTCCACTACTGACGTGAACGGAGATGGCCAGGCGGATGTATGTGGCCGTGGCTACTCGGGGGTGTGGTGTCACTTCGCCCAAGACAGCGGCTGGGCGGCCAAGACCGAGACGAAGCCAGGCTGGGGGAACGCTCAAGGCTGGGATGACGTGAGCAACTTCTCCACGTTCCGCATGGGCGACATCAACGGAGACGGTTTCGCTGACCTGTGTGCCCGTTCAAACGACGGCGTGGAGTGCTCCCTGGGCTCAGCTGAAGGGCTCGACGCACCCGGGAGCGGGCGCTGGTATGACGGCATGGCGGACGCGGGCTCCTGGAACCGCCCGAAGTTCTACACCACGCTGCGCCTCGCCGACGTCAACGGTGACGGGATGGAAGATCTATGCGGTCGCTCAGCGACGAGCTTCGAGTGTCATCTGAGTGATGGCAAGAGCTTCGGGACCCAGTTCCCGGGGCCGGCGCTCTCCGACGACAGCGGCTGGGACCACGCTCGCAACTACGGCACGATTCGCATGGGCGATCTGAACGGCGACGGGAAGAGCGACGTGTGTGCCCGTGCGAATGCGGGCGTGGTGTGCTGGCTCGCGGCAGACACTGGTTTCTCTACGGATAAGATTGATGGTCCGGCTTGGAGCAACGATCAGGGGTGGGACAAGCTCTCGGCTTGGTCCACCCTGCGCCTCGCAGACGTGAACGGCGACGGTAAGGCAGATCTATGCGGCAAGAGCGCGACCTCGCTCAGCTGCGCGTTTTCGAACGGCAACGGCTTTGACCCCGAGATCCAAGTAGCTGGCTACACCGACGAAAGTGGCTGGTCCGACCCGTCGAACTTCTCCACCTTGCGCGTTGGCGACATCGACGGCGACGGACGACAGGACCTATGCATCCGCGCGAACGCCGGCGTGCGCTGTCACGTCTTCCACAACGGCACCTTCGAGAAAATCGACGGCCCCGCGTGGAGCGACGATGCTGAATGGAAGGGTGAAGCGTACTACTCGAGTTTTGCCCTCGCCGATGTGAACGGAGATGGCCTCGCAGACTGGTGCGGGCGCGGGGTGCTCGGGTGGCGCTGCGGATTGAGCACCGGCGCAGGCTTCGAGGGTGAGTGGACGTTGCAGGAGTTCACCGATCAAGGGGGCTGGGATGCGTTGGAGTATCGCGCGACGCTGCTCAGCTCGGGCCCTGCGTCGGAAGCAGCGGGGTGCAGCGACGAGATCTGCAACGGCTTGGACGATGACTGCGACGGTGAGGTTGACGAAGACTGTACGCCTAGCGGCTCGGGAGGCTCGAGCAGTAACGGTGGTGGCGCCGGCGCCCCTGCAACAGGTGGCTCCGCTGGCAGTGACATGCTCGATGGTAGCGGAGTCGCGACTCGCGACTCCGGCTGCGGTTGCCGCACCCCGAGCGGCGGTGGCCCCGCCCACGGCGTGTGGATCCTCGCGGCAATGAGTATCTTGGCCCTCCGCAGGCGACGGCACGCCTGA
- a CDS encoding PAS domain-containing protein — protein sequence MVPSLGDWSVLDLVVDGGALERVVVHHRDPGLQRLADELLLHCRAAPACMKSADEVAQSGVSALNIEVPRDVLESAAGDVQHLQLLQALGVDSLARVPLVSHGNVLGVLTLVYGGSSRRHGQGTLRVAEELASRCAMALDNALLYERQRAARARSEHLAERLQLATLASGIGIWDYNVSTEVLNWDARTRELFGLTADSAVSYARFLERVHPEDRERVDSAVQAALQAGKGGEYDIDYRTFGHAGRMHWLSASGRVVSDTPLRFIGTVLDVTERKQSEAAAALAGDVGVALSESLTLESALSSSCRAIGLRLAAEGAAVWTFESETELVLEAAHLAPGANSEAPQRLGLEDWLKRSMERRRPLLNESIHLGSTVISTASVFPMAVEERAVGVLLVWTARPLPPSSLETLMSLATQLSIGVERFWLEEGSEHQYRLLAETIPNLVWMAEPNGVHDYFNRRWYQYTGYSEDAPAATQWAESLHPDHRENAERQWQMCFASGEPFQMEYLRRRRDGVYHWFLARAVAVRDSRGRIVKWFGTCTDIDEQKRTEAEREELLEQARASEEQFRAVVENVPALAWSALPDGYIDFYNRRFYEYTGKTFDDVAGWGWRDLHHPSLLEEALARWNRCLETGEPFEMEFLLKGADGEYRWFLTRVAPLRNADGRILRWFGTNTNIDAQKRLQEEHDRLIRQLERKNRELDQFAYVVSHDLKAPLRGISMLSEWIEEERREGNFEKIEEHLLLMKKRVARMEGLINGVLDFSRAGRQTHEYQSLDVARLIAEVCEMVPSGKDVEVAVPAAIEISAQRLPLEQVLLNLISNATKFANPTAPEVKVSAELEGKAVHFTVSDNGPGIDPRHHERIWVIFQTLSGDTEDGTGIGLAIVKKLVEAAGGRVSVDSELGSGARFHFTWPAEQT from the coding sequence GTGGTGCCGAGCCTGGGCGACTGGAGCGTGCTTGACCTCGTGGTCGACGGCGGTGCCCTCGAACGAGTCGTCGTGCATCACCGCGACCCAGGGCTTCAGCGACTGGCAGACGAACTCCTGCTCCACTGCCGCGCTGCGCCGGCGTGCATGAAGAGCGCCGACGAGGTCGCCCAGAGCGGCGTCTCGGCGCTCAACATCGAAGTACCCCGCGATGTTCTGGAGTCAGCAGCTGGTGACGTACAGCATCTGCAGCTCTTGCAAGCGTTGGGTGTGGACTCACTGGCGCGTGTTCCGCTGGTCTCACACGGAAACGTGCTCGGGGTGCTTACGCTGGTGTACGGGGGTTCTAGCCGACGCCACGGCCAGGGTACGTTGCGCGTCGCTGAAGAGCTCGCGAGTCGCTGTGCCATGGCTCTGGACAACGCGTTGCTCTACGAGCGTCAGCGAGCTGCTCGGGCGCGCAGCGAGCACCTCGCTGAGCGCTTGCAGCTGGCCACGTTGGCCTCTGGTATCGGGATTTGGGACTACAACGTCTCCACTGAGGTGCTCAACTGGGACGCTCGCACGCGAGAGCTCTTTGGACTCACGGCGGACTCTGCGGTGAGCTACGCGCGGTTCCTCGAGCGCGTGCACCCGGAGGATCGAGAGCGCGTCGATTCCGCGGTGCAGGCGGCGCTTCAAGCCGGCAAGGGCGGCGAGTACGACATCGACTACCGTACCTTCGGGCACGCGGGGCGAATGCACTGGCTGTCCGCCAGTGGTCGCGTGGTGAGTGACACCCCGCTGCGCTTCATCGGTACGGTACTGGACGTAACGGAGCGCAAGCAGAGCGAAGCGGCGGCGGCGCTGGCGGGTGACGTGGGCGTGGCGCTCTCGGAGTCCCTGACGCTCGAGTCGGCGCTGTCGAGCAGCTGCCGAGCGATCGGCTTGCGGTTGGCGGCGGAGGGCGCCGCGGTCTGGACCTTCGAGTCCGAAACGGAGCTGGTGCTGGAGGCGGCCCATCTAGCGCCAGGTGCTAACTCGGAGGCGCCCCAGCGGCTCGGGCTAGAGGACTGGCTCAAGCGCTCGATGGAGCGACGTCGGCCGCTGCTCAACGAGAGCATCCACCTGGGGAGTACGGTGATCTCCACGGCATCAGTCTTCCCAATGGCCGTCGAAGAGCGCGCTGTGGGCGTGCTCTTGGTTTGGACGGCTCGCCCTCTGCCTCCGAGCTCGCTCGAGACGCTGATGTCCCTTGCGACTCAGCTCAGCATCGGCGTGGAGCGCTTCTGGTTGGAGGAGGGTTCAGAACACCAATATCGTTTGCTTGCGGAAACGATCCCGAACCTGGTGTGGATGGCCGAGCCGAACGGCGTGCACGACTACTTCAATCGGCGTTGGTATCAATACACCGGCTACTCAGAGGACGCCCCTGCCGCCACGCAGTGGGCTGAGAGCCTGCATCCGGACCACCGGGAAAACGCCGAACGTCAGTGGCAGATGTGCTTCGCGAGCGGAGAGCCGTTCCAGATGGAGTACCTGAGGCGTCGGAGGGACGGTGTCTATCACTGGTTCTTGGCTCGTGCAGTCGCCGTGCGGGACTCACGGGGGCGTATCGTCAAGTGGTTCGGTACGTGTACGGACATCGACGAACAGAAGCGCACGGAAGCGGAGCGAGAGGAGCTGCTCGAACAAGCTCGTGCCAGCGAAGAGCAGTTCAGGGCGGTAGTGGAAAACGTCCCGGCCCTTGCTTGGTCTGCGTTACCGGACGGATACATCGACTTCTACAATCGCCGCTTCTACGAGTATACCGGCAAGACCTTCGATGACGTTGCCGGTTGGGGTTGGAGGGACCTGCACCACCCCAGCCTGTTGGAAGAGGCGCTGGCACGCTGGAATCGTTGTCTCGAAACAGGGGAACCGTTCGAGATGGAGTTCCTGCTCAAAGGCGCTGACGGGGAGTACCGCTGGTTTCTTACCCGCGTCGCGCCGCTCCGTAACGCCGATGGCCGCATCCTGCGCTGGTTTGGCACCAACACGAACATCGACGCGCAGAAGCGTCTGCAGGAGGAGCACGACCGCCTGATCCGTCAGCTCGAGCGCAAGAACCGCGAGCTTGACCAGTTCGCCTACGTGGTCAGCCACGACCTCAAAGCGCCGCTGCGCGGGATCTCGATGCTGTCTGAGTGGATCGAAGAGGAACGACGTGAGGGCAACTTCGAGAAGATCGAGGAACATCTCTTGCTGATGAAGAAGCGCGTGGCCCGTATGGAAGGACTGATCAACGGCGTGCTGGATTTCAGCCGCGCAGGACGCCAGACCCACGAGTATCAGAGCTTGGACGTTGCCCGCCTGATCGCTGAAGTTTGCGAGATGGTTCCGTCGGGAAAGGACGTGGAGGTGGCCGTCCCCGCAGCCATCGAGATCTCCGCCCAACGCCTGCCCCTCGAGCAAGTGCTGTTGAACCTGATCAGCAACGCCACGAAGTTCGCGAATCCAACCGCTCCCGAGGTCAAAGTCAGCGCGGAACTCGAAGGGAAGGCGGTCCATTTCACCGTCAGTGACAACGGCCCTGGCATCGACCCACGACACCACGAGCGGATCTGGGTGATCTTCCAGACGCTGAGCGGTGACACCGAGGACGGCACCGGAATTGGACTGGCCATCGTGAAGAAGCTCGTGGAGGCCGCGGGGGGACGCGTCTCGGTCGACTCGGAGCTCGGCAGCGGAGCGCGATTCCATTTCACCTGGCCGGCCGAACAGACATAG